One part of the Syntrophorhabdaceae bacterium genome encodes these proteins:
- a CDS encoding membrane dipeptidase, protein MNRRQFLKTVTAAALSLGSGTIPLRAEESTPGSKLLSEMPIIDAHAHPAMILKAEPASLSVRAQAIRNMRQLGTVTSSFSAVGDVPKAADFYDRIPATYERVIEELDRAEKVIEFTGARIVRKTSDIPKLSDPGNKIGGFFALEGADVLEADPGKIDDLYQYGVRAIGLVHYRINAFGDIMTAPPRHKGLTNEGKKLIGKMQELGIAVDVAHAHIDTLRDIVAISGKPLIDSHTSLTYTAESLGTRSRSWKEMEMVAKTGGVVCTWPLAIRRRSLQRETFLDWAKEALAMSKRLGIEHIGLGTDTGGFFKATRMIEGYKDIRDITKLADAMLQVGLTKEDIAAFMAGNVLRVLKECIG, encoded by the coding sequence GTCCGGCACTATTCCCTTGCGCGCGGAGGAATCGACTCCGGGCAGTAAGCTTTTGAGTGAGATGCCTATTATAGACGCACACGCTCATCCCGCAATGATCTTAAAGGCGGAACCGGCAAGCTTGAGTGTAAGAGCCCAGGCAATAAGGAACATGAGGCAGTTAGGCACGGTTACGAGCAGTTTTTCCGCCGTAGGCGATGTCCCGAAAGCGGCCGATTTTTATGACCGAATTCCGGCCACTTATGAACGGGTGATCGAAGAGCTCGACCGTGCCGAAAAAGTGATCGAATTCACTGGCGCCAGGATCGTCCGAAAGACCTCGGATATTCCAAAGCTTTCCGATCCCGGAAACAAAATCGGCGGTTTCTTCGCGCTCGAGGGGGCAGATGTACTCGAGGCCGACCCGGGAAAGATTGACGATCTTTACCAATACGGGGTGAGGGCCATCGGTCTCGTACACTATCGGATAAACGCCTTCGGTGACATTATGACCGCTCCACCCAGGCATAAGGGGCTCACGAACGAAGGAAAGAAACTCATCGGCAAAATGCAGGAACTGGGCATCGCGGTTGATGTGGCCCATGCCCACATAGATACGCTAAGAGACATCGTTGCAATATCAGGTAAGCCACTCATCGATTCGCATACGAGCCTTACCTATACGGCGGAGTCCCTCGGGACAAGAAGCCGCTCGTGGAAGGAGATGGAGATGGTAGCGAAAACCGGCGGCGTCGTCTGCACGTGGCCCCTCGCCATAAGGCGCAGGAGCCTGCAACGAGAAACCTTTCTCGACTGGGCAAAAGAAGCGCTCGCCATGAGTAAGCGACTCGGCATCGAGCATATCGGCCTGGGTACGGATACCGGCGGCTTCTTCAAAGCCACGCGCATGATCGAGGGATACAAGGATATCAGGGATATCACAAAGCTTGCCGACGCCATGCTTCAGGTCGGATTGACTAAAGAGGATATCGCCGCCTTCATGGCCGGTAATGTCCTGCGCGTCCTCAAAGAATGCATAGGGTAG